One part of the Caldisericota bacterium genome encodes these proteins:
- a CDS encoding Sir2 family NAD-dependent protein deacetylase, translating to MQIDKAKECARFLKEAHFIVVLTGAGISTNAGIPDFRGPQGIYTTGKYDADKIFDFYYFLRDPRPFYNFARDFLAKTQDMKPTFTHSFIAALEKEDKIKGVITQNIDALHQLAGSKNIIELHGGIYKSHCIECGKEYSLSEMRKKVMEEEVPLCDECKGIIKPDIVFFGEEVLHFRDAEELTYQSDLFFVIGSALAVYPAAMLPNFARGKLVVVSKGEVNIGPISVDLMIDQDIDNFFRDVSKHYGGGKNEK from the coding sequence ATGCAAATTGATAAGGCAAAGGAATGTGCAAGGTTTCTGAAAGAGGCTCATTTTATCGTTGTTCTTACGGGAGCAGGGATTTCAACTAATGCCGGCATCCCTGACTTCAGAGGACCTCAAGGAATCTATACAACGGGGAAATACGATGCGGATAAAATTTTTGATTTCTACTATTTTTTACGGGATCCCAGGCCGTTTTATAATTTTGCGAGAGATTTTTTGGCTAAAACACAGGATATGAAACCAACTTTTACACATAGTTTTATCGCTGCTTTAGAGAAAGAAGATAAGATTAAAGGGGTAATTACTCAAAACATTGATGCATTGCACCAACTTGCGGGAAGTAAAAACATCATTGAACTTCATGGCGGCATCTACAAGAGTCATTGTATCGAATGCGGAAAAGAATATTCTCTCAGCGAGATGAGGAAAAAAGTAATGGAAGAAGAAGTGCCCTTATGTGATGAATGTAAAGGTATAATAAAACCTGATATTGTATTTTTTGGCGAAGAGGTACTTCATTTTAGAGATGCAGAAGAGCTTACTTATCAATCCGATTTGTTTTTTGTAATAGGTTCAGCGCTTGCAGTTTATCCTGCTGCGATGCTACCTAATTTTGCACGGGGGAAACTTGTTGTTGTGTCAAAAGGCGAGGTTAATATTGGCCCTATTTCGGTTGAT